In Bicyclus anynana chromosome 13, ilBicAnyn1.1, whole genome shotgun sequence, a genomic segment contains:
- the LOC112048323 gene encoding pupal cuticle protein C1B, whose product MYQNEYTQNVNTNTYRLCDIKASAVQTKIIPSSTTEQANMYTKVIVVLCAAGIASAGNLLHAAPVAYSSPVSSVSYSSQTTAHAAPVAYAAAPVVAKTISPAVSYQTISTHSAPALAAYSAPAVAAYHAPLVTKTIAAPVSYSSVAHPAVSYSSVAHAAPVAYSSPVYAKTIAAPVATYAAAAPAYSTYAAAPVLKSAITYSAAPAVSHVSYTGLGATYGW is encoded by the exons ATGTACCAAAACGAGTACACACAAAATGTCAATACCAACACTTACCGGCTATGTGATATAAAAGCATCTGCTGTACAAACGAAAATCATTCCATCCTCTACAACGGAACAAGCAAACATGTACACAAAG GTCATAGTCGTCCTGTGCGCCGCGGGCATCGCCTCCGCTGGCAACCTCCTCCACGCTGCTCCGGTTGCGTACAGCTCCCCAGTATCTTCCGTATCCTACTCTTCGCAAACCACTGCTCACGCTGCACCCGTCGCGTACGCCGCTGCACCCGTCGTCGCTAAAACAATCTCGCCCGCTGTGTCCTACCAAACCATCTCTACCCACTCAGCCCCCGCACTGGCTGCGTACTCCGCACCCGCCGTGGCAGCTTACCATGCACCTTTAGTGACTAAAACCATCGCCGCCCCAGTGTCTTACTCGTCCGTGGCCCACCCCGCCGTGTCTTACTCTTCAGTAGCCCACGCTGCCCCAGTAGCATACTCCAGCCCTGTTTACGCTAAGACCATTGCTGCACCCGTGGCTACATACGCCGCCGCTGCTCCCGCCTACTCCACTTACGCTGCTGCACCCGTACTGAAGTCTGCCATCACTTACTCTGCCGCACCCGCTGTCTCTCATGTATCTTACACCGGCTTAGGCGCTACCTACGGGTGGTAA
- the LOC128198660 gene encoding pupal cuticle protein C1B-like, translating into MYTKVIVFMCAAGIASAGNLLHAAPVAYAAAPVVTKTISPAVSYQTISTHSAPALTTYSAPAVAAYSAPLVTKAIASPVSYSSVAHAAPVAYSSPVYTKTIAAPVSYSSVAHPAVSYSSVSHAAPVAYSSPVYAKTIAAPVATYAAAAPAYSTYAAAPVLKSAITYSSAPAVSHVTYSGLGVNYGW; encoded by the exons ATGTACACCAAG GTCATCGTATTCATGTGCGCTGCAGGCATCGCCTCAGCTGGAAACCTTCTCCACGCTGCACCCGTCGCGTACGCCGCAGCACCCGTCGTCACCAAAACAATCTCACCCGCTGTGTCCTACCAAACCATCTCTACCCACTCAGCTCCCGCGCTCACTACGTACTCCGCACCCGCCGTCGCTGCTTACTCCGCGCCCTTGGTGACTAAAGCCATCGCTTCCCCAGTGTCTTACTCATCCGTAGCCCATGCTGCTCCAGTAGCATACTCTAGCCCTGTGTACACTAAAACCATCGCCGCCCCAGTATCTTACTCGTCCGTGGCCCACCCCGCTGTATCTTACTCTTCAGTATCCCACGCTGCCCCAGTTGCGTACTCCAGCCCTGTTTACGCTAAGACTATCGCTGCTCCCGTGGCCACTTACGCCGCCGCTGCTCCCGCCTACTCCACTTACGCTGCTGCACCCGTACTGAAGTCTGCCATCACTTACTCTTCTGCACCCGCTGTCTCTCACGTCACCTACTCTGGTTTGGGTGTCAACTACGGAtggtaa
- the LOC128198631 gene encoding cuticle protein 16.5-like — protein sequence MAAKFIVFLCAVATARAGGLIGASYAAAPVASYAAAPYAYGANYAAPAYSTYAAPAISSYAVPAVTSYAAAAPVAYSAPIVKTVAPVAYSAPIVKTVAPAVSSVSTYSTHTSHGTPVVAKAIAPVATYAAAPIIKSYAAPAISTYAAAPAYSAYAAPAISTYAAAPAYSTYAAPVVKSYAAPAYAYSAPLSYAAHAAPAVAYGGYGHGW from the exons atggCAGCTAAG TTCATAGTATTCCTGTGCGCGGTGGCGACCGCTCGCGCTGGTGGCTTAATCGGCGCCTCATACGCCGCAGCCCCAGTCGCCTCATACGCCGCCGCACCCTACGCATACGGTGCTAACTACGCTGCACCCGCGTACTCCACCTACGCCGCTCCAGCCATTTCATCCTACGCCGTTCCCGCTGTAACATCGTACGCCGCCGCCGCCCCCGTTGCGTACTCCGCCCCAATCGTGAAAACCGTCGCGCCTGTCGCGTACTCCGCACCAATCGTCAAGACCGTCGCGCCCGCAGTGTCGTCTGTGTCTACGTACTCCACTCACACTTCTCACGGCACACCCGTTGTCGCTAAAGCCATCGCACCCGTCGCGACTTACGCCGCCGCACCCATCATCAAGAGCTACGCTGCTCCCGCTATCTCCACTTACGCCGCCGCTCCTGCGTACTCCGCGTACGCTGCTCCCGCTATCTCCACCTACGCCGCAGCGCCTGCGTACTCCACTTACGCTGCTCCGGTAGTGAAGAGCTACGCTGCCCCAGCGTACGCGTACTCCGCTCCCCTGTCTTATGCTGCCCACGCTGCTCCCGCTGTCGCGTACGGAGGCTACGGTCACGGCTGGTGA